Below is a window of Prosthecobacter sp. SYSU 5D2 DNA.
TGGCACAGCTCTTGAAAATGACTGCAAACATGACTTTCGAGACCTGCTTGGATCAAAAAATCAGCTGTCAACCGGGCATCATTACCTGTCGGGGCGAGAATTAGGATTTGATGTTCTCCCTCTCTTGCCCTGACATCCGCAATGACATGGGTGTCCGGGTTTTGGGAGACGGCGGTCTGGGAATCCATGCTGTAGCGGATTAACGGGCTTCTTGGGCATCCATGAGCATCGGCACGCCAGTAAGCACGCCCTGAAATTCATGCAGCGGCTCACCCACAGAAATGCCTTTTATATTGACGATGAGTCTGCGGATCGTCCGTTCATGGTCACCACTGCGCTTCTTAATGACAGAGATCGCCTGTTTCACCTCTCCACGGGATTCATAAAAGCGCAGCAGCAGCACCGTATCCGCCAAGTAAGTGAGATCCACCGACGCATGCATCTGCCCGATGAGCCCCTGCTGTGCGAGCACCAGGATGGTAATGACCCCCTGCTGGTTCAGGTAACCGAGCAATTCGTGCAACTGGAGCACGAGGTAACGTTCCGCAGGCATCGCGTTAAGGTAGCCGTTGATGCTGTCAATGATGATCATGCGGACGCCATTTTTAGTCACTGCCTGGCGGGCGCCGTGCGCCAGCTCTCCCGGCGAGATCTCCGCCGGATCCACCGTCTGGATAAGGATCATGCCCTTTTCGACCATCGGGTTCAGGTCCATGCCCATTTTGGCTGAGCGGTCCAAAAGAGTGCCCAGCGTTTCATCAAAAATAAAGAGCAGCACCTTTTCCCCCAGCTCGGCCGCCCTGAGGGCGAACTGCAGGGTAAGGGTGGACTTGCCGGTTCCGGGCGGTCCCATGAAGATGGTGCTGGTTCCGCGCCCCAGGCCGCCGCCCAGAAGCTGGTCAAGTTCGCCTATGCCGCTGGAAAAGTTTTCACGGGTGAATTCGGTGATCCCCTCCGCGGCCACAAGTCTGGGGAAGATCTCCATGCCGCCTTTTTTGAGGATCAAGTCGTGCGTACCCTCCATGAACTCGGAGCCGCGGATTTTAACAACACGAAGCTGCCGTTGTGCGACGCCATAACCGGAGGGTGCACAGGAAAGGACAAGTACGCCGTGAGCAATGCTTTCCACCTGTAAATCGTTGCTGTTGGAGGAGCGGTCATCCAGCAGCAGACTGGTGCAATCCCGGCCGGCAAAAAATTGCTTCAGTTGCAAAATCTGCCTTCGGTACCTCAGGGGAGTATCCGCCAGCATCCTCAGTTCAGACAGGGAATCAAAGACCACGCGGGCAGGATTTACCCGCTTCACTTCGTCAATCAGGGCCGAGATGGTGCGGTTAAGCTCAATTTCTGACGGGTGGAAAAAGGTGCTTTCTGTGTCATGCCGGATCTTTTCTTCGATGGAAGACAGCTCGTATAGATGGATGCCTGCCAGATCCCACCCATGGGATTTGGCCACCACCATGATTTCATCTTTGGTTTCCGAGAGGGTGATGTATAACCCAGTTTCCCCGCACTTCACGCCTTCCAGCAGAAATTGCATGGCCAGAGTGGTCTTCCCCACTCCTGGATCACCTTTGATTAGATAAAGCCTATTTTTAGGCAGGCCGCCTGATAGAACGATGTCGAGACCTTCGACACCCATGGTACAGCGTTCGCTGTGGTGGTTATTTTTTGAGGAGTCCATGTTGCGACTGAGCAAAAAGTTTCAAGATGGGTGTTACCCCCAGAATTCTTGTATTAAAGATTCGTTGCAGCGGGCGCTGCCGGTTCCCAAAAAAAGCGCCCTGTTTCCAGGGCGCTTCTGTTTGGGTCTTGAGGTGGGAGAGCCGGATTACCAGCGCAGGCGGGCACCGGCACGCATGGTGCGGGTTTCATCACCCAGGTCCATGCCCAGGTTCAGATCCATCTGCGGGAAGACGCGGAAGTAGGCGCCAAAGTCGATGACCTTGCTGTCATAGTCACTGGCGCTGCTGACGGTGACACCGGCCTGCAGTTCAAGCCAGTCCACCATCTGGTAGCGGAGGCTGGGGCGCACATAGATGCCGCCGTCCGTATAGCTGATGTTGCCGCCCGAGGAACTGAGGTTGGCATAAACCAAGCCCACTTCCCCGACGAAGTGCAGCTTGGGCGTGATGGCCATATAGGCACCGCCGCCGATGGTGATGACTGAGAGGTCATAGTCGGCTTCAGCCGCACCCCGGACATTCTTTTTGCCGGTGCCGCTGCTCCAGTTGAAGCTGCCTTTGACAAAGAAGATGGTGGGCAGGTCAATGGAAAGCACCACACCGAGACCGTGGCTGCCGTTCAGCTCTCCGCCGCTGGGATCCACATAACGGTAGCCAGCTTCGACATATCGGTAGTTCAGCATGTTGCTGCCGGTCATGCTCTGCTGCATGCCCCAGGAATTCGTCGTCACCGGCTGCTGATACCCATAAGTGCCAGGGGCTGGTGGCGGGGTGGGATCCATCATGGTCGGCCCGGCATAAGGGGAACTCATGGGGGGCGGCGGCAGCGTGGGGGACATGGCATTGTAGCCTGTGTTCCCGTAAAGCCCGGCACCTGCGGGTGGCTGAGGTGTGTATCCACCTCCTGAACCCGGATAAGCCGGCGCACCAGGATACTGCGCGCTGACCGGTGATGTGACACACACAATGGCCAGAAGAATGAGAGCGAGAGCAGATTTCATGGGTTTCGGGGTAAACCTTGATTATTCAGTTATCTTAAATAATTCAAAATAATCCCGGCTGCACTCTTTTTTTCAAATATTCTCATTATTTCAGTGAATGCAGGTCTTCACGCCAGATCCTCCCTGCTCCAGTAATCACTGCTTTGGCATGTGTGGAATCAAAACATCCGGAGCCTGATTGCGCTGATGCAGACGTTTGGTGGCCTCTTTGGCAAAAATTTCCTGAGAGCGCTGTAACTTGCCCGTGTTGCTGGCAAGTGATGTCCAGGTGCCGTCGGCCTTCAAAAGCCGTCCACGAGAGGTGTCGGCAAAATGAGTCTCCAGGATCTGGGTCAGACGTTTCTTGGCGTCCTTGTCCTCAATGGGCACCAGCAGCTCCACCCGTTTGGACAGGTTGCGATTCATAAAGTCGGCACTGGAAATGAAGATCACCGGCCGTCCGCCCTGGCGGAAGTGGTAGATGCGCGCGTGCTCCAGGTAGCGGTCAATGATGCTGACCACGCGGATGTTTTCACTGAGATCCTTCACACCGGGGCGCAGGCAGCAGATGCCGCGGATGTTCAGCCGCACGCTGACCCCGGCTTGGGAGGCCTCATATAGGGCCTCGATCATTTTGCGGTCTTCCAGGGCGTTCATTTTCAGCATGATCTCCGCCTCCTCCCCCTGGCGGGCGCGTTCCGTCTCGCTTTGGATCATGGTCAGCAGCCGCTCCCGCAGGCCAAAAGGGGCCATGGAGATGCGCTCAAAGTGAACAAAGCGTGAGCGGCCCGTCACCGTGTTAAAAAAGGTACTCGCATCGCTGCCATAGGTCTGGCGGCGGGTCAGGTAGCTGATGTCGGTGTAAAGTTTGGAGGTGGCCTCATTGTAGTTGCCAGTACCAAAGTGCATGTAGCGCACTAGGTGCCCGGCCTCCCGGCGCATCACCAGGCAGATTTTGGCGTGGGTTTTCAGCCCGCGCACCCCGTAGATGATCTGCGCTCCGGCGTTCAGCAGCTCCTCCGCGCGCTCCAGGTTCCGGGCTTCATCAAAACGGGCTTTCAGCTCCACCAGTACTGTCACATGCTTGCCCGCCTGCGCCGCACGGATCAGGGCGCTGATGATGCGGCTGTTCTTCGCCGTGCGGTAGAGGATCTGCTTGATGGCGATGACGTCCGCATCTGCTGCGGCCTCTTCAATGAGATGCAGCACCGGGTCAAAGCTCTCATAGGGATGGTGCAGCAGAATGTCATTGCGCTTGATCGCATCAAACATGCTCTCTCCAGGCTCAATCTGGGAAGAACCCTGGCTGTCCCAGGGCTCCACTTTCAACTCATCAAAGCCGGACAGACCCGCGATGACAAAGTAGGCCCGCAGATCCAGCTCTCCCGGGATGGTATAAACTTGGGCTCCTTTGGCCCCGCAGAGGTCGCGGATGGATTTGACCAGGTCACGCGGCGCGCCGTCCTCAATCTCAATGCGGATGGTGGGGCTTTGCAGGCGTGCCTCCAGGATGTCCTCCATCTCGCTGGCCAGGTCAAAGGCGCTCTCATCATCCACGGCGATGTCCGAATTCCGGCTCAGCCGGAAGCGGGCGCTGGAGGTCACTTTTTCCGAAGGAAAATAATGGTGCAGAAACAGGCACAGAAGATCCTCCAGATTCAGGTAGGCATGCTGGCCGCTTTCGACCTCCGGCACCAGGACGTGGCGGGGCAGGTTGGATGGCAGGGTAAAGAGCACCAGCCGTTTGGTCTTCTCCCCATCTGTTACGGACTGCACCGAGCTCAGCAGCGCGATCTGCAACGCGGGTACGGAGATGCGCGGCGTCTCATCATCCAGGGCGATGGGGGAGAGCACCGGGAAGATGTGCTCCATGAAGTGGGCCTCCAGGTGCGTGCGCTGCGCCGGGGTCAGCTCCTCTGGGCGCAGGCGGCGGATGCCTTTCTCACGCAGGAGAGGGAGCAGTTCCGTGTTCAGGATCTCACACTGGCGGCTGACGAAGGCCGTGGCCCGCTGCTGGATCTGCTCCCACTGCTGGGTGGGGGTGAGCCCCGCGTGGTCCTTCACCCGCCGCCCCTGCTCCCGCAGCAGTTGCAGCGCGCCGACGCGGACCATAAAAAACTCGTCCAGATTGGAGGCCGTGATGGCCAGGAATTTGACCCGCTCCAGCACCGGCAGTTCTTTTCGCGCCGCCTCGGCCAGCACACGTTCATTGAAGGCCAGCCAGCTCAGCTCGCGATTCAGAAAGTGTTCGTCGGTATAAGGGGTGGCAGACCTGGTCGGGGACATCAAACATGATTGCGGCAGGCAAGGGACCGTGCAAGTGACGTTCGCCGCAATGGCTGAAGTTTGACAAGTGGCTTCCAGGGAACGGACTCGTGGATGCAAACGCCGGATTTCATGTAGAATGCAGGCTTCCAGGCAGGATTTTTCATGGATAATGATGAAAGAAATTCGCTCGGATAAGGCGGGTCTTTATGCCCCGGATGATTTTGTGCCAACCGCACCGGAGGTCTTCAATCTAGTGGACTGAACCGGACTGGCTAGCGATCCCGCCTTTGCCGCCCATTTCACCTTTGTGGAACTGCTGAATGGAAATGGCGATGAGGCGGCAGGGCTGGACCTGCCGGACATCAGCGGCTCCGGTTTCGTCTGGGACATCAGCCAGTTCACTACCAACGGCAGCATCGCCATCGTCCTCATCCCCGAACCCTCGCGCCTGCTGCTGGGAGCGCTGGGATTTGCTGCCTTGTTCCTGCGCCGCCGCAGGGATCTTTGATCTGTCCTCTCTTGCGTGCGCAGCCTCCAGGTTTTAAACACTGGCCCTCTGCCCAACCATTTATGATCCTAGACACGCTTGACCAGTCGGCCCGTTACGAAGTTTTGTCTCCACGCTTTGCCAAGGCCTTTGCCTATCTGCGCACGGTGGACGGCACCCAGCCGCTGGGGCGGCATGACATCGCGGGAGATGATGTCTTTGCCATCGTACAAACCTATACGACCAAGCCGCAGGAGAGTGCTCTGTTTGAAGCCCACCGCAAATACATTGATGTGCAGTTTCTCTATTCAGGCCGCGAGACCATCCTGTGGGCTCCGCTTACCGCGATGAAGGAGGAGACGATGGCTTATGATGCGGAAAAGGAAGCGGCTCTGTGGAAGCTGGTGCCGGATGTCACCCCGCTGCATCTCAGCG
It encodes the following:
- a CDS encoding YhcH/YjgK/YiaL family protein, with product MILDTLDQSARYEVLSPRFAKAFAYLRTVDGTQPLGRHDIAGDDVFAIVQTYTTKPQESALFEAHRKYIDVQFLYSGRETILWAPLTAMKEETMAYDAEKEAALWKLVPDVTPLHLSAGHFCILYPEDAHAPCIQWDEPSEVFKVVVKVAV
- a CDS encoding ATPase domain-containing protein yields the protein MDSSKNNHHSERCTMGVEGLDIVLSGGLPKNRLYLIKGDPGVGKTTLAMQFLLEGVKCGETGLYITLSETKDEIMVVAKSHGWDLAGIHLYELSSIEEKIRHDTESTFFHPSEIELNRTISALIDEVKRVNPARVVFDSLSELRMLADTPLRYRRQILQLKQFFAGRDCTSLLLDDRSSNSNDLQVESIAHGVLVLSCAPSGYGVAQRQLRVVKIRGSEFMEGTHDLILKKGGMEIFPRLVAAEGITEFTRENFSSGIGELDQLLGGGLGRGTSTIFMGPPGTGKSTLTLQFALRAAELGEKVLLFIFDETLGTLLDRSAKMGMDLNPMVEKGMILIQTVDPAEISPGELAHGARQAVTKNGVRMIIIDSINGYLNAMPAERYLVLQLHELLGYLNQQGVITILVLAQQGLIGQMHASVDLTYLADTVLLLRFYESRGEVKQAISVIKKRSGDHERTIRRLIVNIKGISVGEPLHEFQGVLTGVPMLMDAQEAR
- a CDS encoding PEP-CTERM sorting domain-containing protein; protein product: MELLNGNGDEAAGLDLPDISGSGFVWDISQFTTNGSIAIVLIPEPSRLLLGALGFAALFLRRRRDL
- the ppk1 gene encoding polyphosphate kinase 1 gives rise to the protein MSPTRSATPYTDEHFLNRELSWLAFNERVLAEAARKELPVLERVKFLAITASNLDEFFMVRVGALQLLREQGRRVKDHAGLTPTQQWEQIQQRATAFVSRQCEILNTELLPLLREKGIRRLRPEELTPAQRTHLEAHFMEHIFPVLSPIALDDETPRISVPALQIALLSSVQSVTDGEKTKRLVLFTLPSNLPRHVLVPEVESGQHAYLNLEDLLCLFLHHYFPSEKVTSSARFRLSRNSDIAVDDESAFDLASEMEDILEARLQSPTIRIEIEDGAPRDLVKSIRDLCGAKGAQVYTIPGELDLRAYFVIAGLSGFDELKVEPWDSQGSSQIEPGESMFDAIKRNDILLHHPYESFDPVLHLIEEAAADADVIAIKQILYRTAKNSRIISALIRAAQAGKHVTVLVELKARFDEARNLERAEELLNAGAQIIYGVRGLKTHAKICLVMRREAGHLVRYMHFGTGNYNEATSKLYTDISYLTRRQTYGSDASTFFNTVTGRSRFVHFERISMAPFGLRERLLTMIQSETERARQGEEAEIMLKMNALEDRKMIEALYEASQAGVSVRLNIRGICCLRPGVKDLSENIRVVSIIDRYLEHARIYHFRQGGRPVIFISSADFMNRNLSKRVELLVPIEDKDAKKRLTQILETHFADTSRGRLLKADGTWTSLASNTGKLQRSQEIFAKEATKRLHQRNQAPDVLIPHMPKQ